The Colletes latitarsis isolate SP2378_abdomen chromosome 1, iyColLati1, whole genome shotgun sequence genome has a segment encoding these proteins:
- the LOC143343158 gene encoding uncharacterized protein LOC143343158, translating into MRIHSLLDVVEKKKSAQEDLKKLEDSIATAGKAQLSDNDMPAATYSENEEQPSNNNTDQSISYSSPPVMLSAERTSMLSRPKSETQLSEKEVVISNSVPPSENVNEQTELNVNKQLDDKQALSNVKEVLDEEQAESNVQKVLDEKQAESSVKQVLDENQVESNVKQVLDKKQAESNVKRVLDEKLAELNVKQVLDKKQAESNVKQVLDEKQAELNMKKVLDEKQVESNVKHVLDEKHAKSNVNKEWDLKQAESNVKQALDEKQAESNVKQVLDEKEAELNVEQVLHKKPPIPNVKQVLDEKLAESKVRKVLDEKQAEANLEQVLDEKQAESNVKKVLDEKQAESNVKEVIDEQQADSNQDKKWDEKQAESNVKQVLDEQQAESNVKQVLDEKQADSNLDKEWDDKQAESNMKQVLDEKQAESIVEQLLDEKEAESNVKQVLDEKQAESNVKQVLDEKQAEANLEKVLDEKKAELNENKEWDAKQVEANVKQVLEEKQAESNAKQVLDAEQVALNVKQVLDEKQAEKKMNKVWDLKPLGSIVKQVLEKKQAEANVKDVLDEKQAESNVKQVLDKKLAKANVKQILDEKQAESNAKQVSDADQAESNVKQVLDEEKTESDVKQVLDVMQAESSVKQVLDEKQAESNVKQVLDKKQAESNVKQVLNAKEAESNLNKEWHDKQAEATVMQVLKEMQAESNVKEIWDEKQAESNAKQVLDEKQAESNVKQVLDEVLAESNVKQVLDEKQAESTLKEVLEEKQAESNVNKILMDKPLGKIVKQVLEVEQAVLNAKQVLDTEQAEANVKQVLDEKQAEANVKELLEEKQVESNVKQVLDAEQAKLNVKQALEEKQAELNVKQILDEKQAESNMGQIQKQAELNGNNVLNQEQAQSSGNELLNQEQSQSDGNDLLDQEQAESSMLD; encoded by the exons ATGAGAATAC ATTCATTACTGGATGTAGTGGAGAAAAAGAAATCAGCACAAGAAGACTTAAAGAAACTTGAAGATAGCATCGCCACCGCAG GTAAAGCACAGTTAAGTGACAACGATATGCCAGCAGCCACCTACTCAGAAAATGAGGAGCAACCTTCCAATAACAATACGGATCAAAGCATTTCATATAGTTCACCACCTGTTATGCTAAGTGCGGAACGGACGTCCATGCTCTCGCGTCCAAAATCGGAAACACAACTTTCAGAAAAAGAGGTTGTCATATCGAATTCCGTACCACCCTCTGAAAATGTCAACGAACAAACTGAATTAAATGTGAATAAACAATTGGATGACAAGCAAGCTCTGTCAAATGTGAAAGAAGTATTGGATGAGGAGCAAGCTGAATCAAATGTGCAAAAAGTATTGGATGAGAAGCAAGCTGAGTCGAGTGTGAAACAAGTATTGGATGAGAATCAAGTTGAGTCAAATGTGAAACAAGTATTGGATAAGAAGCAAGCCGAATCAAATGTGAAACGAGTATTAGACGAGAAGCTAGCTGAGTTAAATGTGAAACAAGTATTGGATAAGAAGCAAGCCGAATCAAATGTAAAACAAGTATTAGACGAGAAGCAAGCTGAGTTAAATATGAAAAAAGTATTGGATGAGAAGCAAGTCGAATCAAATGTGAAACATGTATTAGACGAGAAGCACGCTAAGTCAAATGTGAATAAAGAATGGGATCTGAAGCAAGCTGAGTCAAACGTGAAACAAGCATTGGATGAGAAGCAAGCCGAATCAAATGTGAAGCAAGTATTAGACGAAAAGGAAGCTGAGTTAAATGTGGAACAAGTATTGCATAAGAAACCACCTATACCAAATGTGAAACAAGTATTGGATGAGAAGCTAGCAGAATCAAAAGTGAGAAAAGTGTTGGACGAGAAGCAAGCCGAAGCAAATTTGGAACAAGTATTAGACGAGAAGCAAGCTGAGTCAAATGTGAAAAAAGTATTGGATGAGAAGCAAGCCGAATCAAATGTAAAAGAAGTAATAGACGAGCAGCAAGCTGACTCAAATCAGGATAAAAAATGGGATGAAAAGCAAGCTGAGTCAAACGTGAAACAAGTATTGGATGAGCAGCAAGCCGAATCAAATGTGAAACAAGTATTAGACGAAAAGCAAGCTGACTCAAATCTGGATAAAGAATGGGATGACAAGCAAGCAGAATCAAATATGAAACAAGTATTGGATGAGAAGCAGGCTGAATCAATTGTGGAACAACTATTAGACGAAAAGGAAGCTGAATCAAATGTGAAACAAGTATTGGATGAGAAGCAAGCTGAGTCAAACGTGAAACAAGTATTGGACGAGAAGCAAGCCGAAGCAAATttagaaaaagtattagacgagAAGAAAGCTGAATTAAATGAGAATAAAGAATGGGATGCTAAGCAAGTTGAGGCAAATGTGAAACAAGTATTGGAGGAGAAGCAAGCTGAGTCAAATGCGAAACAAGTATTGGACGCAGAGCAAGTTGCATTAAATGTGAAACAAGTATTAGACGAGAAGCAAGCtgagaaaaaaatgaataaaGTATGGGATCTCAAGCCACTTGGTTCAATTGTAAAACAAGTATTGGAGAAGAAGCAAGCCGAAGCAAATGTGAAAGACGTATTGGACGAGAAGCAAGCTGAATCAAATGTGAAACAAGTATTGGATAAGAAGCTAGCTAAGGCAAATGTGAAACAAATATTGGATGAGAAGCAAGCTGAGTCAAATGCGAAACAAGTATCGGACGCGGACCAAGCTGAATCAAATGTGAAGCAAGTATTGGATGAGGAGAAAACTGAATCAGATGTGAAACAAGTATTGGATGTGATGCAAGCTGAGTCGAGTGTGAAACAAGTATTGGATGAGAAGCAAGCTGAGTCAAATGTGAAACAAGTATTGGATAAGAAGCAAGCCGAATCAAATGTGAAACAAGTATTAAACGCGAAGGAAGCTGAATCAAATTTGAATAAAGAATGGCATGACAAGCAAGCTGAGGCAACTGTGATGCAAGTATTAAAGGAGATGCAAGCTGAGTCAAATGTGAAAGAAATATGGGATGAAAAGCAAGCTGAGTCAAATGCGAAACAAGTATTGGATGAGAAGCAAGCTGAATCAAATGTAAAACAAGTATTGGATGAGGTGCTAGCTGAGTCAAACGTGAAACAAGTATTGGATGAGAAGCAAGCTGAGTCAACTTTGAAAGAAGTATTAGAAGAGAAGCAAGCTGAGTCAAATgtgaataaaatattgatggacaagcCACTTGGTAAAATTGTAAAACAAGTATTGGAGGTGGAGCAAGCTGTGTTAAATGCGAAGCAAGTATTGGACACGGAGCAAGCTGAGGCAAATGTGAAACAAGTGTTGGATGAGAAACAAGCTGAGGCTAATGTGAAAGAACTATTGGAGGAGAAGCAAGTCGAGTCAAATGTGAAACAAGTATTGGACGCGGAGCAAGCTAAATTAAATGTAAAACAAGCATTGGAAGAGAAGCAAGCCGAATTAAATGTGAAACAAATATTAGACGAGAAGCAAGCTGAGTCAAATATGGGTCAAATTCAGAAGCAAGCTGAATTGAATGGGAATAATGTATTGAATCAGGAACAAGCTCAATCTAGTGGGAATGAATTATTGAATCAGGAGCAATCTCAATCAGATGGAAATGATCTATTGGATCAGGAGCAAGCTGAATCAAGT ATGTTAGACTGA
- the LOC143343153 gene encoding uncharacterized protein LOC143343153 — translation MKGISSLLLACLIICTNGAPSEKVDWKPVLEILKTSEDLKEEETVSPLPDVNSAEDYKQLILQKLISNAAKDDVDTDEGKKLENDLQWPLKLLKNGATIKANGDDYRSKLNSFAAKSIWKKYANAISDEENSVKKSWKEPRKSDKLKMLLKRKDSNENGSNASDSDENSFNTVPAKVILSVKILPRTMADRFAIEEVFAIERNSILTKFARTKVILTRRNAK, via the exons ATGAAAG GTATTAGTAGCTTATTGCTCGcatgtttaattatttgtaccaACGGTGCTCCTTCGGAGAAAGTAGACTGGAAACCCGTGTTGGAGATACTTAAAACGTCAGAAGATTTAAAGGAAGAAGAAACAGTTTCACCGCTACCCGATGTAAATAGTGCAGAAGATTACAAACAATTGATTCTACAAAAATTGATATCCAACGCTGCTAAAGACGATGTCGATACTGACGAAGGAAAAAAACTTGAAAATGATTTACAATGGCCCTTAAAACTCCTGAAAAATGGCGCCACCATTAAAGCTAATGGCGATGATTATCGTAGTAAGCTTAATTCGTTTGCTGCGAAAAGTATTTGGAAAAAGTACGCCAACGCAATTTCTGATGAAGAAAATTCTGTCAAAAAGAGTTGGAAGGAACCTCGCAAATCTGATAAGCTCAAAATGCTTCTCAAACGAAAAGATTCCAATGAAAATGGCTCCAACGCGAGTGATTCCGATGAAAATAGCTTCAAC ACAGTTCCAGCGAAAGTGATTCTATCAGTAAAGATTCTGCCGCGAACAATGGCGGACAGATTCGCCATCGAAGAGGTCTTCGCGATAGAAAGAAACAGCATTCTGACGAAGTTTGCTCGGACGAAAGTGATTCTGACGAGAAGAAACGCAAAATAA